One window from the genome of Phalacrocorax aristotelis chromosome 28, bGulAri2.1, whole genome shotgun sequence encodes:
- the ELAVL3 gene encoding ELAV-like protein 3, whose translation MVTQILSTVEAQAPSTPGPSGCGPVPVPVAVPVVAVPGPGVAAALPNGAPPVPTVADDSKTNLIVNYLPQSMSQEELRSLFGSLGDIESCKLVRDKVTGQSLGYGFVNYVEAGDADKAISTLNGLKLQTKTIKVSYARPSSASIRDANLYVSGLPKAMGQKEMEQLFSQYGRIITSRILVDQVTGVSRGVGFIRFDKRVEAEEAVRGLHGQKPLGATEPITVKFANSPGQKSGGALLSLCPSARRYGTLHHPPQRFRLDNLLNVAYGVKRFSPLAIEAVPGLSGVGLGAPGPGWCIFVYNLAPEADESVLWQLFGPFGAVTNVKVIRDFATNKCKGFGFVTMTNYEEAAMAIASLNGYRLGDRVLQVSFKTSKQHKA comes from the exons ATGGTGACG CAGATCCTGAGCACAGTGGAGGCCCAGGCTCCCAGCACCCCGGGGCCGTCAGGCTGTGGCCCCGTCCCCGTTCCTGTGGCTGTGCCAGTGGTGGCAGTGCCAGGGCCGGGGGTGGCAGCAGCGCTGCCCAATGGGGCTCCCCCGGTCCCCACCGTGGCCGACGACAGCAAAACCAACCTGATTGTCAACTACCTGCCCCAGAGCATGAGCCAGGAGGAGCTGCGAAGCCTCTTTGGCAGCCTTGGGGACATCGAGTCCTGCAAGCTTGTCCGCGACAAGGTCACCG ggcagagcctgggCTACGGATTCGTCAACTACGTTGAGGCAGGTGACGCTGACAAGGCCATCAGCACCCTcaacggcctcaagctgcagaCCAAGACCATCAAG GTGTCCTATGCCCGGCCCAGCTCAGCCTCCATCCGTGATGCCAACCTCTATGTGAGTGGCCTCCCCAAGGCCATGGGGCAGAAGGAGATGGAGCAGCTCTTCTCCCAGTACGGCCGCATCATCACCTCCCGCATCCTTGTTGACCAGGTCACAG GTGTCTCGCGGGGGGTGGGCTTCATCCGCTTTGACAAGCGTGTGGAGGCAGAGGAGGCCGTCCGGGGGCTGCATGGGCAGAAACCGCTGGGAGCCACTGAGCCCATCACCGTCAAGTTCGCCAACAGCCCGGGCCAGAAGTCAGGGGGGGCCCTGCTCAGCCTCTGCCCCAGCGCCCGCCGCTATGGCACCCTGCACCACCCCCCCCAGCGCTTCCG GCTTGACAATTTGCTGAATGTGGCGTACGGAGTGAAGAG GTTCTCCCCGCTGGCCATCGAGGCAGTGCCAGGGCTGTCTGGGGTGGGCCTGGGGGCCCCTGGCCCTGGCTGGTGCATCTTCGTCTACAACCTGGCGCCTGAGGCAGATGAGAGCGTCCTCTGGCAGCTCTTTGGGCCCTTTGGTGCTGTCACCAATGTCAAGGTCATCCGTGACTTTGCCACCAACAAGTGCAAGGGCTTCGGCTTTGTTACCATGACCAACTACGAGGAGGCAGCCATGGCCATTGCCAGCCTCAATGGCTACCGCCTGGGCGACCGCGTGCTTCA